Part of the Gallalistipes aquisgranensis genome, GCACGGTCAGTTCAAGGGTTCGATCGAGGTGAAGGACGGCAAGCTGGTCGTTAACGGCCACGCCATCCGCGTAACCGCTGAGAAAGATCCCGCCAACCTGAAGTGGAACGAGGTAGGTGCCGAGTACGTGGTTGAGTCCACCGGCCTGTTCCTCACCAAGGAGAAGGCCGAGGCCCACATCAAGGCCGGTGCCAAACGCGTGGTGATGTCGGCTCCCTCGAAGGACGACACCCCGATGTTCGTTATGGGTGTGAACAACAAGACCTATGCTGGTCAGCCCATCGTTTCGAACGCATCCTGCACCACCAACTGTCTGGCTCCCATCGCCAAGGTGCTGAACGACAAGTTCGGCATGGTAGAGGGTCTGATGACCACCGTACACTCGACCACCGCTACGCAGAAGACCGTGGACGGTCCCTCGATGAAGGACTGGAGAGGCGGCCGTGCCGCCAGCGGCAACATCATCCCCTCGTCGACCGGTGCCGCCAAGGCCGTAGGCAAGGTGATCCCCGCCCTGAACGGTAAGCTGACGGGTATGTCGCTGCGTGTTCCCACCCTCGACGTATCGGTTGTCGACCTGACTTGTACGCTGGCCAAGGAGACCACCTACGACGAGATCTGCAAGGCCATGAAAGAGGCTTCGGAAGGCGAACTGAAAGGTATTCTGGGTTACACCGAGGATGCTGTCGTATCGAGCGACTTCCTGGGCGATCCCCGCACTTCGATCTTCGATGCGAAGGCCGGTATCCAGCTTTCGCCCAAATTCGTGAAGGTCGTATCGTGGTACGACAACGAGTGGGGTTACTCGAACAAGGTGCTCGAGCTGATCGAGTACATGGCTACCGTAAAGTAATTTCAAGCCATATATCTGAAAAACGGCGCCTCGAAGGCGCCGTTTTTTTGTCCGGGGAGGGCGGCACCGCATTTTTTATCTTCGGCGAAAAGAGTTACTTTTGCCGGAAATCTTCCTGCAATGAATATTACCTCCGCACAGTTCAGATGCAGCAGCAGCAAGCTGTCCCAGATGCCGGACGACCGGCCGGAGTTCGCCTTCATCGGGCGGAGCAACGTGGGCAAGTCGTCACTCATCAACATGCTGACGGATCGTCCGGGGCTGGCCAAGGTGTCCGGACAGCCGGGCAAGACCCGCCTGGCGAATCATTTTCTGATCAACGGGGCGTGGTATCTGGTCGACCTTCCGGGATACGGCTATGCCCGGGTGGCCAGGAGCCGGCGGGAGGAGTTTTCGAAGCTGATCCGGGATTACATTATGCGCGGTCCGAGGCTCCATTTCCTCTTCGTGCTGGTGGATTCGAGGCTGGAACCCCAGCGGATCGACCTCGATTTTATCCGGATGCTGGGCGAGGAGGGGATACCTTTCGGGATCGTCTTCACCAAGGGGGACAAACTGTCGGCCGACCGGCTTGCCTCGAACGTGGCGCATTACAAACGCCGTCTGCTCGAAGAGTGGGAGGAACTGCCTCCGGTCTTCCTCACCTCGTCGGAAAAGAAACTGGGGCGCGACGGGATTCTCTCCTTTATCGGCGAAAGTTTAAATGATTGTTAATAAAAAAGCGCTTTTCGGATACGAATTTCATTCGTAAACATTACTTTTGTGGTCGAAACAGACCAAACCCTAAAACGATGGCGATACATAAACTCAAATTTTTTGCCTGCCGGGAGTCCCGTTACCTGGCGGAGAAGATAGCCAAGAGCTACGGAACGGAGTTGGGCGACTCTTCGGTGCTGGAGTTCAGCGACGGCGAGTTCCAGCCCGCCTACAACGAGAGTATCCGTGGCTGCACGGTCTTTATCGTAGCCTCCACGTTCCCGCCTACGGACAACCTGATGGAACTCCTGCTGATGATCGACGCCGCCCACCGTGCGTCGGCCCACCGTGTGATCGCCGTCATGCCTTATTTCGGCTGGGCCCGTCAGGACCGGAAGGATCGTCCGAGGGTTTCGATCGGTGCCAAACTGGTGGCCAATCTGCTGCGTGCCGCCGGGGTGGACCGCATCATGACGATGGACCTGCATGCGGACCAGATACAGGGTTTCTTCGACATTCCGGTCGATCATCTCTATGCCAGCGGCATTTTCGTCCCCTATATCAACGGGCTCAACATGGAGGACCTCTCCATCGCGGCGCCCGACATGGGCGGGGCCAAGCGGGCCCATGCCTATTCGCAGTATCTGCACGCCCCGATGATCATCAGCCACAAGCAGCGCGAGAAGGCCAACGTCGTGGGAAGCATGACTGCGATCGGCGATGTCGAGGGACGCAACATCATCATTCTCGACGACATGATCGACACGGCCGGGACAATCACCAAGGCGGCCGACATGCTGATGGAAAAGGGGGCCAAGAGTGTCCGGGCCGCCGCTACGCATGCCGTGCTTTCGGGGCCGGCCTACGAACGGATCAACAACAGTTCGCTCAGCGAGGTGATCGTGACCGATACGATTCCCCTGCGCAAGGATAAGGACACCTCGAAGTTCACGGTGCTCTCGGTGGCCGACATCTTCGCAGATGTGATCGAACGGGTGCACAATTACAAGGAGATCAGCTCCCGGTTTATTTTTTAGCGGGAGGGTGTGAATTCTTTCCGTCTGCGGGCGGAAAAGTGACGGTTCCGTTTGGTTTATCCCGGAAAATACGTTACATTTGCACCACGAAAGACAAGACATAGGTCCGGAGAGGTGGGTGAGTGGCTGAAACCAGTAGTTTGCTAAACTGCCGTACGGGTAACTGTACCACGGGTTCGAATCCCGTCCTCTCCGCCAGATCTGAAAAGCCGGCCCTTTATGGGGCCGGCTTTTTCATTTGAATATCCGTCTTACCCGCTACTGAATCGGTCGATATGGCCCGTAATTTCCGTAAATCCCTCACATTCGGCGATGCTGTCAAAAGCAGTCGTCCCACCTCTTTCGGCACGATGCTGAAGCCTGCCGGATCGCTGTGCAATCTGGACTGCCAGTATTGCTATTATCTGGACAAGGCCGGCCTTTACGGCGGCAGGGAGCCGAAAATGAGCTTGGAGATGCTGGAAGAGTACGTGCGGCAGTATATCGAGGGGAACGACGTCCCGCTGGTCACCTTCTGTTGGCATGGCGGGGAACCGTTGTTGGCGGGACTGGACTTTTACCGCCGGGCGGTGGAGTTCCAGAAAAAATATGCGGGAGAGAAGAAGATCGACAATGCGCTCCAGACCAACGGCGTGTTGCTCGACGAGGAGTGGTGTTCCTTTTTCCGGGAGAACGATTTTCTCGTCGGGGTTTCGATCGACGGGCCGCGGGATATTCACGATCCGTTCCGCGTGGACAAGGGCGGCCGGCCCACTTTCGACCGGGTGATGGCCGGGATCGAACTGCTGGCCCGTACGGGAGTGGAGTACAATACGCTGAGTACGGTCAACCGCCTGAGCGAAGGGCGCGGAGCCGAGGTCTATCGTTTCCTCAAGTCGATAGGCAGCCGTTACATGCAGTTTCTGCCCGTAGTGGAACACGTGGTCGATTCGCCGCAGGGCGGCCGGTCGCGGATCGTGCCGCCGGGATACGAGGGGGCCCGGCGGGCCGAATGGTCGGTGACGGGCCGCGGATACGGGGAGTTCATGAACGATATTTTCGACCAGTGGGTCGTGAGTGACGTGGGCAGTTGTTTCGTGCAGCTGTTCGACGTGGCGCTGGCCCAGTGGGTGGGCGTGCAGCCGGGCCTGTGTTCGTTCGGCGAGACATGCGGCGACGCCCTGGTGGTGGAGCACAACGGCGACGTCTATTCCTGCGATCATTTCGTCTATCCGGAATACCGGCTCGGGAACCTGATGGAGAGCGACCTGAAAACCCTGTTCCGGTCGCAGGCCCAGTTTCGGTTCGGAATCAACAAACGCAATACGCTGCCGGCCGAATGCCTGCGTTGCAAATGGTACTTCGCCTGCCGGGGCGAGTGTCCCAAGCACCGGTTCGAAAAGGCGGCCAATGGGGAGAACAACCTGAATGCCCTGTGCGAGGGGTATAAACTGTTCTTCTCCCATGTGGAACCCTACATGAAATACATGGCGGAACTGCTCGCAGGCAAACAACCTCCTGCGCTGGTGATCCCGTGGGCCCGCCGGCGGATGATGGGGCTGATCTGATTCTGGTTCCGGCTTTCCCTTCGCTCAGGCGCCGTTCGGTTCCGGTCTTCCCTTTCCGCTCTTTCCTGCCCGGAAGAAGCGTTTCCGGGGGCCGTTCGCGGGCAGCTATTTCTTTTCCGCTCCGCGCTCCCGGGTCGCCATGCGGCCGTTGTAGCTGATTCCCTCGCGGTTGTTGCACTGGACGCTGATCATGCTCGATCCGTTGCCGAAGACGGAGAGGCGGAACTGGAAGTTGTCTTCGTCGGTGCGCACGGAGAAGGTGATTTGCGTCTCTTTCCTTTTTTTGTTGTATTCCTGCCTGTAATCCCGGGTGACGGCTTCGAAGCGCAGTCCGTTGCCGCCGCCGTAGGGAACGGTGTAGGCCCGTCCGAAATAGGGAAGCACCGAGCGGACGGAATCTCCCTTCACGGTGAGCGTAAAGTCGGGCGTGACCTGGATGCTGCGTCCTCCCATCGGATGAACGGTGAGCACTTCGATCGTGTAGTCGCGGTTTTCGAGGCGTGTCTTGACGGTTTCGGCCTCGCGGGCCTTGCGTTCGGCCTTGGTCTGGGCCTGTGTGCAGACCGATCCTGCCAGCAGGATCATGACGGCCAGAGAAAGAAACTTTTTCATACGCGTCGGTTTTTGAATGTGATCCCTGTTTTCAAATATACGTTTTTTCGCGGAGAACCGCAATTCATCGCCCTTTTCAGCGCAGCGCCTTCGCCCACTCCTCTTCCCGGAAGCCGAAAAGGACGCCTCCGTCCCATACCAGTACGGGCCGTTTGACCAGTTTCCCGTCCGTGGCGAGCAGGTCGAGCAGTTCGCTGTCTGATGAGGCGGGAATCCGTTCCTTCAGGTTCAGCTCCTTGTAACGGAGCCCGCTGGTGTTGAACAGTTTCCGCACGGGAAGCCCGCTGCGGGAGAGCCATCCGGACAGTTCGTCGCGGGAAGGGCGGTCGGCGACGATGTCGCGCGTGTCGGTTTCGATGCCGTGGGCGGCGAGCCATTTGGCCGCTTTGGCGCAGGTGCTGCATTTCGGATAGCAAATGAAAGTCGGTTTCATACTACGTGTATTGTTTTTTCGTTTCTTTTGCGAAGATATATGGTTTTTAACTGAAAAACGGTTTTTTGTGCTGTATGGTATAAAAATACCGTTTTGTTTTCAAAATTCGTATCTTTGCGCGATAGCACTCCCGAGAGAATAATGTATAAAGGGCTTTCCGACATAATCCAGGAGATCAACGACAAGGACTACCAGGCGTGGGAGGCGCTGTACGCCCACTATTACCGAGCTCTCTGTTCGTACAGCCATACGGTGGTAAAGGACGGGCCGTGTGCCGAGGACATCGTGCAGGACGTGCTGATGAAGATATGGCAGTCGGACGTGCGGTTCACCGACGCGCGCGATTTGGGGGCCTATCTCTACAAGGCGGTTTACAACAATTCGGTGGCCTACATGCGTAACAGCGGCAACCGGGCCGGTATCCTGAACCATCTGTACGAAGAGAGCGACCGGGAGCGGCGCGAGCGGATCGAAAACGGGGAGGAGACCGATTTCGAATTTTTGGCGGGCGTCGTAGGTGAGGAGGTGATCCGGGAGCTTTATCTTTCGATTCAGGAGCTGCCGGAGGACCGCCGCCGCATCATGCGCCTGTCGATCGAGGGCCACTCCGGGGCCGAGATCGCCGAAATGCTCGGCGTGAGCATCAACACGGTCAAGACGCAGAAGTACCGGAGCTACAAGTTTCTGAAAAAACGGCTGAACAAATACTACTATCTGCTGCCGCTGCTGCTGGCGTTTGTCGACAGACCCTGATGACCGGCGGATATGAAAAAACGGGAGGATATTTCCTCCCGTTTTTTTCGGATGTCGCGGTCTGTTACTTCGGAGCCGAGGCTTTGCCCCATTTGTAGGTGCAGGAGACGATCTCTCCGAGATCGGCATTGATTTCGGGATCGGTGGAGTCGAGCGTCACCCGCTCCTCCTTGAACTCGGTGAAGGAAGCCCCCAGCGTGTAATCCTGCGTGTTGTAAAGCATCACGGAACCGTCCTTGAAGCAGATGCAGAGGAAGCCCATGTATTGGGTGCAGGCCGAAGAGACGGAGACGATCTCCTTGTCGAACTCCTTGAATACGGCCGGCTCGCCCAGATCGTCCTGATCCCGCTTGCGTACGCGCAGAACCTTTTGGTCGACTCCGTCCGTGTAATAGATGTGGGCATAGTTCGTTGTGAAGGTAGGCATCACATGGATCACGCTGTTCTCGTTCATGTCGTCGATCTGGATGTATGTCTCCGGATAGTTGTTCTCCGCAGCGCCGATTTCATGGTAATTGAAATCGAACCAGAACTGGCGGGCGTAGTAGTTGCCGTCCGTCCCTTTGAACAGGGCCCAGTATTGGGCATAACTCATGTGTTCGAAATCCCTAGTGTTGGCCATGTTGATGTTGGCACAGAAAATCATTTTGTCCTGTTTGGCTTCATCGACGTCGGATTCGATCATTTCGATCGTGGGACCGGCAGTCGAGGGAACCGTAGCCGTACTGTACTGGGTGTCCTTGATCAGGAAGCGATGGTTGGTCCCGTCGTACAGCAGGCAGACCGAGGCTCCCATGGAGGTGACATTGCATTGGGGGATCAGGCAGTCGATCTTCACGGCCTGGTCTCCGAATTTCCACGGAGTGTTCAGATACCTGCCTTCGAAATAGCCCTTTCCGCGGAAAGCGTTGTACATCGTGCCGTCCTGCGCCTGAACGAACCCTTCGTATCCATGCTGGGGCATGACGTTCTTAACCTGGAGGCCGGCCGGAACGTTTCCGTCGATGAACTCCTGTGCGAGTGTGTTCTCCGGGTCCATGCTGGAACCGTTCAGGTTGATGCAGTAGTTCGGGTCGGAGGTGACGAGCATCAGGTTACCGATTACATTGGTACTGCTGTTGTCCCAGTATTCGACGATGCGGCTCCCTTCGGCCAGTGTCTCGGGAACGTCGATCGGGGCCACGTTGCTCAGCAGTTCCACGTCGGCCGTAGTCGTGCCGATGATGCACTTCATGAAGTGGATGACGGTTTTACCCCCCTTCTTGGCCACGATCGGGAAACCTCTTTCGAAAGGCATGTAACGGGTGATGGAGAATCTGTAAATGTCGGCGTTGCCGGCCGATTTGCGGTACAGGGCGAAATGGCCGTACTGCCGGTCGGCCGTCGTGGTTTTCACCCAATGCAGATCTTTTTCGGTGGAGACGATCTCCCCGTCGATGTTCCATTCGTAGCGCAGGTCGTTCATGTCCTTGTACTCGATTTCGGGAATGACTACCAGTTCGTCGTTGTAGGCGACTTTGAACTCTTGGGTCGTCGACAGGTTGGAGACTACCGGTTTGTCCAGCGTGGCGAAATCGAGATTGGTGTCGTCCTTGATGCAGGAAGACAGCGTCACGGCCGCGGCTATCGCTAAAATTCTGTATAATTTCATCGTTCTGTGTTTTAATGGTTGAACCGCAGCACGCACCGGAGCGCGTGCCGCGAATCGGGTTTGACTATACGACGGGAACTACCATCGGTTCGTTGTTGTCCTCCCTGATGTCGTTCTGCTCGACGTACTCCTTGAACTGGAGCGCGTAGGCACGCTTCTCGTCCGCGGAGAGCGCGCCGTAGTCCCCGGAGTAGATTTCGGAGAGGAACAGGCGGAACTTCTTGTCGCTGTACGGGCCCAGATAACTGTTTATCACGGTTTCGTCCCACCATTCGGGTTGGGAGATCATGTCCGAGACGATGATCGTGGCCGAGGTGGCATCGCGCTGCGTGGCCAGGAAATTTTCATTCGAAACGAGGTTCAGGACCAGTTTGTAGCTGTTCTGCTGCATGCGTTCGCTACGGGTGAAGGTGACGTAGA contains:
- a CDS encoding DUF4251 domain-containing protein, translated to MKKFLSLAVMILLAGSVCTQAQTKAERKAREAETVKTRLENRDYTIEVLTVHPMGGRSIQVTPDFTLTVKGDSVRSVLPYFGRAYTVPYGGGNGLRFEAVTRDYRQEYNKKRKETQITFSVRTDEDNFQFRLSVFGNGSSMISVQCNNREGISYNGRMATRERGAEKK
- a CDS encoding PKD-like domain-containing protein, with amino-acid sequence MKLYRILAIAAAVTLSSCIKDDTNLDFATLDKPVVSNLSTTQEFKVAYNDELVVIPEIEYKDMNDLRYEWNIDGEIVSTEKDLHWVKTTTADRQYGHFALYRKSAGNADIYRFSITRYMPFERGFPIVAKKGGKTVIHFMKCIIGTTTADVELLSNVAPIDVPETLAEGSRIVEYWDNSSTNVIGNLMLVTSDPNYCINLNGSSMDPENTLAQEFIDGNVPAGLQVKNVMPQHGYEGFVQAQDGTMYNAFRGKGYFEGRYLNTPWKFGDQAVKIDCLIPQCNVTSMGASVCLLYDGTNHRFLIKDTQYSTATVPSTAGPTIEMIESDVDEAKQDKMIFCANINMANTRDFEHMSYAQYWALFKGTDGNYYARQFWFDFNYHEIGAAENNYPETYIQIDDMNENSVIHVMPTFTTNYAHIYYTDGVDQKVLRVRKRDQDDLGEPAVFKEFDKEIVSVSSACTQYMGFLCICFKDGSVMLYNTQDYTLGASFTEFKEERVTLDSTDPEINADLGEIVSCTYKWGKASAPK
- a CDS encoding anaerobic sulfatase maturase, giving the protein MARNFRKSLTFGDAVKSSRPTSFGTMLKPAGSLCNLDCQYCYYLDKAGLYGGREPKMSLEMLEEYVRQYIEGNDVPLVTFCWHGGEPLLAGLDFYRRAVEFQKKYAGEKKIDNALQTNGVLLDEEWCSFFRENDFLVGVSIDGPRDIHDPFRVDKGGRPTFDRVMAGIELLARTGVEYNTLSTVNRLSEGRGAEVYRFLKSIGSRYMQFLPVVEHVVDSPQGGRSRIVPPGYEGARRAEWSVTGRGYGEFMNDIFDQWVVSDVGSCFVQLFDVALAQWVGVQPGLCSFGETCGDALVVEHNGDVYSCDHFVYPEYRLGNLMESDLKTLFRSQAQFRFGINKRNTLPAECLRCKWYFACRGECPKHRFEKAANGENNLNALCEGYKLFFSHVEPYMKYMAELLAGKQPPALVIPWARRRMMGLI
- a CDS encoding ribose-phosphate diphosphokinase, which encodes MAIHKLKFFACRESRYLAEKIAKSYGTELGDSSVLEFSDGEFQPAYNESIRGCTVFIVASTFPPTDNLMELLLMIDAAHRASAHRVIAVMPYFGWARQDRKDRPRVSIGAKLVANLLRAAGVDRIMTMDLHADQIQGFFDIPVDHLYASGIFVPYINGLNMEDLSIAAPDMGGAKRAHAYSQYLHAPMIISHKQREKANVVGSMTAIGDVEGRNIIILDDMIDTAGTITKAADMLMEKGAKSVRAAATHAVLSGPAYERINNSSLSEVIVTDTIPLRKDKDTSKFTVLSVADIFADVIERVHNYKEISSRFIF
- a CDS encoding RNA polymerase sigma-70 factor — its product is MYKGLSDIIQEINDKDYQAWEALYAHYYRALCSYSHTVVKDGPCAEDIVQDVLMKIWQSDVRFTDARDLGAYLYKAVYNNSVAYMRNSGNRAGILNHLYEESDRERRERIENGEETDFEFLAGVVGEEVIRELYLSIQELPEDRRRIMRLSIEGHSGAEIAEMLGVSINTVKTQKYRSYKFLKKRLNKYYYLLPLLLAFVDRP
- a CDS encoding arsenate reductase family protein, whose product is MKPTFICYPKCSTCAKAAKWLAAHGIETDTRDIVADRPSRDELSGWLSRSGLPVRKLFNTSGLRYKELNLKERIPASSDSELLDLLATDGKLVKRPVLVWDGGVLFGFREEEWAKALR
- a CDS encoding DUF4843 domain-containing protein, which encodes MKRIFILMTVLAAGIVSQSCDEREIPTFGEERYIYVEWAKDVTDKNFICSFITTLEDDKTVGIPLRFAGRTLTEDTEYAVKLGTETDVTEGEYELPERFVFRKGYFQDTLYVTFTRSERMQQNSYKLVLNLVSNENFLATQRDATSATIIVSDMISQPEWWDETVINSYLGPYSDKKFRLFLSEIYSGDYGALSADEKRAYALQFKEYVEQNDIREDNNEPMVVPVV
- the yihA gene encoding ribosome biogenesis GTP-binding protein YihA/YsxC; this encodes MNITSAQFRCSSSKLSQMPDDRPEFAFIGRSNVGKSSLINMLTDRPGLAKVSGQPGKTRLANHFLINGAWYLVDLPGYGYARVARSRREEFSKLIRDYIMRGPRLHFLFVLVDSRLEPQRIDLDFIRMLGEEGIPFGIVFTKGDKLSADRLASNVAHYKRRLLEEWEELPPVFLTSSEKKLGRDGILSFIGESLNDC
- the gap gene encoding type I glyceraldehyde-3-phosphate dehydrogenase, which produces MSKIKIGINGFGRIGRLVFRAAMEKADKIEVVGINDLIDVDYMAYMLRYDTMHGQFKGSIEVKDGKLVVNGHAIRVTAEKDPANLKWNEVGAEYVVESTGLFLTKEKAEAHIKAGAKRVVMSAPSKDDTPMFVMGVNNKTYAGQPIVSNASCTTNCLAPIAKVLNDKFGMVEGLMTTVHSTTATQKTVDGPSMKDWRGGRAASGNIIPSSTGAAKAVGKVIPALNGKLTGMSLRVPTLDVSVVDLTCTLAKETTYDEICKAMKEASEGELKGILGYTEDAVVSSDFLGDPRTSIFDAKAGIQLSPKFVKVVSWYDNEWGYSNKVLELIEYMATVK